AGGCTTCTCCAAATGTGAGAAAGCCGCAGCACCAGTCTTTTTCAATTTTGAGAACAGGGGATAAGGGGTGCTAAATTCTTGTGACATGCACGGTTTGCCGTTGCCAAGTGTCCTGTTGCTGGCTAGACAGTGCGCCACATGAACATTTTTTGGGGTAAAAATTTCAAGGTAACCACACTTTCACTGGCTCTTTCAGCAGGTCTTTTCGCGACGCAGTCTTTCGGTGCGGCGCCTGAAGTGGAGAAGATCATGGCGGATGCGGCTAAAGGTGATGCGAGGGCGCAGACGCAACTGGGTATCCTCTATTATCAAGGGCAGGGAGTACTCCAGCATTTCGGTGATGCGGCCACGTGGTTCAAGAAAGCGGCTGAGCAGGGCGAAGTGGTGGCGCAGCGCGTATTGGGTATCATGTATTTCCGTGGTCAGGGTGTGGCGGTGGATAATGCGCAGGGTTTGAAGTGGCTGACGCTGGCGGCGGAAGGTGGCGATGCGACGGCGCAAACGGAGGCGGCATACTACTACGTGAATGGTGGCGCAGGTGTGGAGAAGGATTACGCGAAGGCGGCGAAGTTTTACCGGAAGGCGGCGGAGCAGGGTGTGGTGCTTGCGCAGCGTAACCTCGGTGTGATGTATCTCAAGGGTTGGGGCGTTAAGCTGGATTACACGGAAGCGGCGAAGTGGCTCGGCAAGGCGGCGGAGAAAGGTGACGTCCAATCACAGAACGAACTTGGCTGGTTGATGTCCTCCGGTCTCGCGGGCAAGCAAGATCCTGCTGAAGCGGTGAAGCTCTTCCGACAGGCGGCGGAAAAAGGCGAGGCCACAGCACAAAAGAATTTGGGCATCCTCTACTTCTTCGGCAACGGTGTGGAGAAGAATGACACGGAGGCGAAGAAGTGGTTCACGAAAGCAGCGGAAGGGAAAAATCCGCAAGCGTATTACTACCTCGGTCTCATGAACGCGCGCGGTCGTGGTGGCGAGACGAACATGGTGGCGGCGGTGGAGAATTACAAGAAGGCGGCGGAGCTGGGTGACATCACTTCACAGAACGAACTGGGCTGGATGTATGACACGGGTTCCGGTGTGAAGGAAGACGACAAGCAGGCGTTCACCTGGTACTCGAAGGCGGCTGAAGGCGGGTTGGCGATCGCGCAACACAACCTCGGTGTCATGTATGCGAACGGGAAGGGCGTGGCGAAGAATGAAGCTGAGGCATACAAGTGGTACTTGAAGGCGGCGGAGCAAGGTCTCGTCCGTTCCCAGAACGAAGTGGGCTGGATGCTGGACCAAGGCAAGGGTGTGACGGCGGATCAGAATGCGGCGCTGGTGTGGTTCCAAAAAGCGGCGAACGCAGGACTGGATCTGGCGCAAT
The genomic region above belongs to Verrucomicrobiia bacterium and contains:
- a CDS encoding SEL1-like repeat protein, encoding MNIFWGKNFKVTTLSLALSAGLFATQSFGAAPEVEKIMADAAKGDARAQTQLGILYYQGQGVLQHFGDAATWFKKAAEQGEVVAQRVLGIMYFRGQGVAVDNAQGLKWLTLAAEGGDATAQTEAAYYYVNGGAGVEKDYAKAAKFYRKAAEQGVVLAQRNLGVMYLKGWGVKLDYTEAAKWLGKAAEKGDVQSQNELGWLMSSGLAGKQDPAEAVKLFRQAAEKGEATAQKNLGILYFFGNGVEKNDTEAKKWFTKAAEGKNPQAYYYLGLMNARGRGGETNMVAAVENYKKAAELGDITSQNELGWMYDTGSGVKEDDKQAFTWYSKAAEGGLAIAQHNLGVMYANGKGVAKNEAEAYKWYLKAAEQGLVRSQNEVGWMLDQGKGVTADQNAALVWFQKAANAGLDLAQYNLGVFLANGKGTQKDLVEAYKWFNLAASQGNTNAVNNRQFVLQQLKPEEVTEAQKRASAFQSDLEKRSKK